The following are encoded in a window of Panicum virgatum strain AP13 chromosome 5N, P.virgatum_v5, whole genome shotgun sequence genomic DNA:
- the LOC120672619 gene encoding protein RGF1 INDUCIBLE TRANSCRIPTION FACTOR 1-like: MKRGTVPSWLELLLATQFFLTCRDHMLSSRSECNLFCIECEVPFCHYCRSDQHSTHRLLQIRRSSYHDVIKVSELEDILDISDVQTYVINSARVVFLNERPQQRTSGPLSSSLYNCQTCNRALLNKFRFCSLGCNLKGIRKDLKKPSDVANGSEYKEMEEVTAGNSSGSNTRSEKEICNDNNSEEPPAKRVARHRRKGIPQRAPFF, from the exons ATGAAAAGAGGGACAGTGCCTTCATGGCTAGAGCTATTGCTTGCAACACAATTCTTTCTCACTTGCAGAGATCATATGCTTTCTAGTCGTAGTGAGTGtaacctattttgcatcgagtgcGAGGTACCATTCTGCCATTACTGTCGTTCAGATCAGCATTCGACTCATCGTTTACTCCAG ATAAGGCGATCATCATATCATGATGTCATAAAAGTATCTGAACTGGAGGACATTCTTGATATTAGCGATGTGCAAACTTATGTGATCAACAGTGCAAGGGTTGTATTTTTGAACGAGCGACCACAACAGCGCACTAGTGGTCCATTGTCGTCATCATTATACAACTGTCAGACCTGTAACCGTGCCCTTCTTAACAAATTTCGTTTCTGCTCTCTTGGTTGCAAT CTTAAGGGCATAAGAAAGGATTTGAAGAAGCCCAGTGATGTTGCGAATGGCTCTGAGTATAAAGAAATGGAAGAAGTGACTGCTGGCAACAGTAGCGGTTCAAATACTAGGAGTGAGAAAGAGATATGTAATGACAACAACAGTGAAGAACCACCAGCAAAAAGGGTTGCTCGTCATCGGCGAAAGGGAATTCCCCAACGCGCGCCATTCTTTTGA